Proteins encoded in a region of the Brevefilum fermentans genome:
- the cas2 gene encoding CRISPR-associated endonuclease Cas2, which produces MDEKHFLVVVYDLSNDRRRTKLHKLLKNFGSPVQYSVFECLLTNEEICEMKRRVKKIIRPKADHVRYYRLCKACKGKTEVIGRVEVLNEKDVIVV; this is translated from the coding sequence ATGGACGAAAAGCATTTTCTCGTTGTGGTATATGATTTATCAAACGATCGTCGGCGAACCAAATTGCATAAACTCTTAAAAAATTTTGGCAGTCCCGTTCAGTACAGCGTTTTTGAATGCCTGCTGACCAATGAAGAAATTTGTGAAATGAAAAGGCGGGTTAAAAAGATCATTCGCCCAAAAGCAGATCATGTGCGGTATTATCGACTGTGTAAAGCGTGCAAAGGTAAAACGGAAGTGATTGGTCGGGTTGAGGTTTTGAATGAAAAGGATG